The Solicola gregarius DNA window AGCTCACGAAGCTGCTCGGGCAGCGCCTTGAGGTGTGCGGGGATCTCCTTGACGTCGAGCTGCGGCGCCTTGACGCTCGGTGCCTTCAGCTTCGGTGCCTTCAGCTGCGACGGGTCGGTCGTCCGCACCTTCTCGACGAGGGCGTCGCCGGCGCCTACGGCGGCGTAGAACGGGTTGGCTGGGTTGGCGGTCATAGCGGGCTCCTAGGAATTGGTGAACGAGCGGTAGATGGCGACGAGGGCATCCTTCTGCCGGTCGTCGAGGCCGGCGTCGGCTCGGATCGCGTCCTCGACCTGGCGGCCACCGGCCGCGTCGGTGTCGAGGATGCCGGCGCGTACGTACAGCGACTCCGCCGAGATCTGCAGCGCCTTGGCGATCTGCTGCAGCACCTCGGCCGAGGGCTTGCGTACGCCGCGTTCGATCTGGCTGAGGTACGGGTTCGAGACGCCGGTCTGCTCGGCGAGCTGGCGCAACGACAGCTCCGCCTGTCGGCGTTGGTCGAGCAAGTACTCGCCGAGCGTCCCGACGGTCTTGCCTACCTTCGATCTGGCCACGACTCCATCGTGCTTGCGCGTGCTTGCTATTGCAAGCGCGGGCGGGGTGAGCCCGCTCACCTGCCGTCAGGAGCCGCTCGCGATGCCCGCGTGGGCGGTCCGCAGCTCGCGCTTGAGGATCTTGCCGCTCGGGTTCTTCGGCAGGGCATCGGCGACGACGACGTACTTCGGCGTCTTGAAGCCCGCGAGCGCCGATCGCGCATGGGAGATGACGTCATCCGAGGTCAGCCCGGCGCCGCTCTTCGGTACGACGACGGCCACGACGGCTTCCACCCAGGTGGGGTGATCGACACCGAAGACCGCGACCTCGGCGACCCCGTCGAGCGTGTAGATGGCCTCCTCGACCTCCCGGCTGGCGACGTTCTCGCCACCGGTCTTGATCATGTCCTTCTTGCGGTCAACGACACTCAGCCGGCCGGCGTCGTCCATCACGCCGAGGTCGCCGGTGTGGAACCAGCCGCCCCGGTACGCGTCCGCGGTCTTCTGCTCGTCGCGGTAGTAGCCGAGCGTCGCGTGCGGACTGCGGTGCACGATCTCGCCGACCTCACCTGGCGGCAGTACGCGGTCGGTGTCGTCGACGATCGCGGTCTCGACGTTGAGCGCGTTGCGGCCGGCGGATCCCGCCTGGCTCAGCTGTTCGTCGGGTCCGAGGATCGTCGCGAGCGGCGCCATCTCGGTCTGGCCGTAGAAGTTCCACAGGCGCACGTCGGGCAACCGGCGCTGCAGCTCGCGCAGGATCTCGACCGGCATCGCCGATGCGCCGTAGTAGCCCTTGCGCAGCGAGCTCAGGTCGGTGGAGTCGAACTCGGGCGCGCGCAGCAGCGCGATCCACACCGTCGGCGGCGCGAACAGCTTCGTGACCCGCTCGGCCTCGATCGTGCGCAGCACCGTCGCAGGATCCGGCCCCGGCAGGATGATGCTCGTCGCGCCGAGGTAGACGTCGACGTTCAGGAAGCAGTCGAGCTGTGCGCAGTGATAGAGCGGAAGCGCGTGTGCCTCGACGTCGTCGGCCTCCATCCGACCGTCGATCACGCAGCTCACGTACTGCCACATCAGCGACCGGCTGGTCAGCATCGCGCCCTTCGGCCGCGACTCGGTGCCGCTGGTGTACATCAGCCGCACGGGATCGTCGTCGCCGACCGCCACCGGGGTTGCCTCGCCGGCGGCGTGATCGATCCAACCCTGTACGTCCTCCCAGCCGTCCGGCCCGTCACCCGTCGCAGCCCGCACACGTACGCTGCCCCGCGATGCGGCAATCGCCTGCTCCGCAACGGATGCGAGCGAGTCTTCCGCGACGAACGCGGTCGCTTTGCTGTGGTCGAGGATGTACGCGATCTCGTCGGGGCCGAGCATGAAGTTCACGGGTACGAGCACGACGCCGGCACGCGCGGTCGCGTACGACAACACGACGAACTGCCAGGAGTTGTGTGACAACAGGGCGAGCCGGTCGCCCTTGGCGAGCCCGTGTGCCTGCAGCGCGGCAGTCGTACGCGAAACGGCCCGCTCGAGCTCCGCGAACGTCATGCGTACCTCGCCGTCGACCAGCGCGAGCTTGTCGGGCACGCGGGTCGCCGTCCGCCGTGGGATGTCGCCGACGCTCTGCTGGCGGGCCTGCTGGATCGGATCCGTTGTCATGGCGACAGCCCACCACAACGGCGGTTCCGCCGCCAGGCCCCGTGGGCATGACGTTTCGGCCCCGATTTCGCGATTCTGGGGCCGAAACGTCATGCCCACGGGGGTCTAGCGCAACGTCGGCCGGACCTCGCCGACCGGCTCGCCCCCGCCGAGCAGGGTGTGCGTGGCGAGCTCGTCGAGTACGGGGCTCTCGTACCCCGCGATACGCATCGCCTCGGCCAGCACGATCGGACGCGCACGGTCGCCGCCATCCTCGATCTTGCAGGCGAATGCCGTGCCGTCGGGGAGGGCAACGGCGTAACAGGCCTCCGCACCCGACTTCCCGATCGCGCCCGGGAACGCACGTAGCAACCGGAGCTCGTCGCGGCGCGTACCGCTGGTGTACTCCGGCGACTCGACGATCGCCTCGCTCACCGCCGCCCCGGGCGACCCCGGCGCCCCGCGTACGAGGCGGGCGAACGCACGCGCGAGTCCGGTCAGGCTGGTCGACAGCAGCGGTGCCCCACAGCCGTCGACCCCGGTCGACTCGATCGGCTCGCCGGTCAGTTCCGCGAACAGCTCGGCGATCGCCACCTGCAGCGGATGGTCCGGGGCGAGGTAGGTATCGGTCGCCCAGCCGTTGGTGACGCAGGTGGCGAGCATCGCGGAATGCTTTCCCGAACACTCCATCGCGATCGAGCTGCGCTCGTGGCCGGATCGGACATAGCCGAGACGCGCCGCTTCGTCGCGCGGATAGTCGGGCGGCGTCTGCAGTGCGCGCTCGTCGAGCCCGACGCCGTCGAGGATCTGGCGTACGCCGTCGATGTGGAACCGCTCACCCGAGTGGCTCGCCGCCGCGAGCGCCAGCAGCTTGCCCCGCAACGGCAGGCCCGCTCGTACCATCGCCGCCGCCTGGATCGGCTTGTTGCACGAGCGCGGATAGATCTGCGACGTGACGTCGCCGACTGCCCACGCGACGGTGCCGTCCGGCGCGATGCGCACCGCCGACCCGCGGTGGTGGCCCTCGACGAACCCCGACCGGACGATCTCCGCGACCACTGTGTGACTGCTCATGGGAGCCCATCCTGACCGCCCCGCAGGTCGCCGCCGACTCGGGGTGGGCGTGTTGTTGCTGGTGCCTCAAGCGATCGGTTACGCCCCGGTCCACTAGGAAGCGATCTGGGCGTAACCGGTCGCAACGCGTAGGAGACCTGGGCGTAACCGGTCTCAATCGCTCGCGGCGCAACTGCCACTCACGCGATTAAGTCGCCTGAACTACGACCCTTTTGTGTATTTCGCTAGGACACTGGCACAATCTTGCGGGTGACACGCCCCCAATGGACTCCGACTCCGCGTGAGCTCGCCGATCTCGAACTGCAGCTCACCGGCGCTCTGCCCGGCCACGACGGCTTCTCCGTGACGACCACCGGCGACTTCGCCGAGTCGGTCGACGACGCCGTCGAGCTGATCGACCCCGAGGGCGTGCCGCTCGCGCTGCTGAGCGTCGACGCGCGCGAGCCCGCCGACGGCGCGACCACGCTCACCGGCTCGGTCGAGGCGTTGTCGCCGAACGAGTTCGGGGCGTTCCGCCGCTACCACCGATCTCCCGCAGACGTACGAGCGGAGCACGCCGACGCGTTCGCCGTGCCCGTCGTCGCTCCGCCGACGCTCGCGGATGTGGCCGCGATCAATGCGCGCGCGGACCAGACCGCCAAGACGCCGCTGCTGCTCGCGTACACCGGCCCTGGCACACCGCACGGTGTCTCCGCCCCCGCTCTCGTACGCACGACGCTGGCCGCCGCGCGCGACATCCCGGGCGCGGTCGTGGTCGCCGTCGCGGTCGCGGCACGCGACGATGCCGACGCCGACGTACGGTTCCGTGCCGGTGTCGCCGCCGCGTACGCGGACGAGACGCTGACTCTCGCCGCGGAGGGCGAGCGCTCGGCAGCCGTCGAGGCGATCCGCCGCCACGACCATCCGCCGCGCTCCGAACGCGGTCTGGTGATCTTCTTCACCGGTCTGTCCGGCTCGGGCAAGTCGACACTGGCGCGCGCACTGTACGACCTGATCGTCGAGCGCGGCGAGCGCACCGTCACCAGCCTCGACGGCGACGTCGTACGCCACCACCTCTCGAAGGGCCTCGGCTTCTCCAAGGAGGACCGCGAGACCAACATCGCCCGCATCGGCTGGGTCGCCGCCGAGATCGCGCGACACCACGGTGTCGCCATCTGCTCTCCGATCGCTCCGTTCGACTCCACTCGCAGACTCGTCCGCCAGCTGGTCGACGACGCGGGCGGCGGCTTCGCACTGATCCATGTCGCCACCCCGTTGGAGGAGTGCGAGCGCCGCGACCGCAAGGGCCTGTACGCGAAGGCTCGGGCAGGCATCATCCCCGAGTTCACCGGCATCTCGTCACCGTACGAGGAGCCCGACGACGCGCTCGTACGCGTCGACACGACCGGCCGCACGATCGAGGACGCCCTGTCCGACGTCGTGAAGGGCCTGACCGGGGCCGGCTGGCTGGGGTTCGGCAATGGGTGACCTGCTCACCATCGACGCGATGAACCTGCTGTTCGTCAGCTTCGGGGTCGGCATCGTGGTGGGGCTCACCGGCATGGGGGGCGGCGCCCTGATGACGCCCGCCCTGATCTTCCTCGGCATCCCGCCGGCCGCGGCGGTCTCGAACGACCTCGTGGCCGCGGCCGCCAACAAGACCGTCGGCGCGATCACGCATGCTCGCAGCGGGTCACCCAACCTCAAGCTCGCCGCCTGGCTGGTCGCCGGGTCGGTCCCGACGGCATTCGCCGGCGCGTTCATCATCAAGGCCGTCGGCGGCACCGAGGAGCAGACCCAGTTCGTCAAGACGGCGATCGGCTGTGCGTTGATGCTCACGGCCGCGACGTACACCCTGCGGATGTACCTTCAGCTGCGCTCAGTGACCCGCGGCGGCAGTATCAGCGAGAAGGACCCGCCGGTACGCCCGATCCCGACCCTGCTGATCGGACTCGTCGGCGGCCTGCTGGTCGGCATCACGTCCGTCGGGTCGGGCTCGCTCATCATGGTCTCGCTGCTGCTTCTCTATCCGACGCTGCAGGCGGTCAAGCTGGTCGGCACCGACCTCGTACAGGCCGTGCCGCTGGTCCTCTCGGCCGCCATCTCGCACGTCATCGTCCATGGCGTCGACCCCGAGGTCGTGATCCCGCTGATCATCGGCGGCTCCCCCGGCACGTACCTCGGCGCCCGGATCGCGAACTGGGTCTCGCAGGCCGTCGTACGCCGCGGCATCGTCATCGTGCTCAGCCTCACCAGCCTCGCGATGCTCGACGTCGACCCCACTATCGTGGGCATCGTCGGTGCTGCCATGCTGATCCTCGGGCCCGTCGCCTGGGGCCTCGTACGCCGGCAACACGGACTTCCGGCGTTCGACCACGTCCCGAGCGACGGCAACGGATACCCCACGAACCATACGGATTCATCATCGGAGTCCAGTCGCCGTTAGGATGGCGTCTGCTTTGCCTACCACCCAGGAGTCAGTTCTTCACATGTCCACCCACGCGGACTACCGCCTCAGCCAGCTCGACGAGCTGGAAGCGGAGTCGATTCACATCTTCCGCGAGGTCGCGGCGGAGTTCGAGAAGCCGGTCCTCATGTTCTCGGGCGGCAAGGACTCCATTGTCATGCTGCGCCTCGCCGAGAAGGCCTTCTACCCCGCCAAGATCCCGTTCCCGGTCATGCAGGTCGACACCGGGTTCGACTTCCCCGAGGTGCTCTCGACCCGCGACAGCTGGGTCGACCGGCTCGGCGTGCGCATGATCGTCGCCTCGGTCGACGACGCGATCAAGAACGGCGTCGTGATCGACGACGGCAAGACCAGCCGCAACCGGCTGCAGATCGGCACGCTGCTCAACACGATCGAGGAACACGGCTTCACCGCGGCGTTCGGCGGCGGCCGGCGCGACGAGGAGAAAGCCCGCGCCAAGGAGCGCGTCTACTCCCACCGCGACGAGTTCGGCCAGTGGGACCCGAAGAACCAGCGCCCCGAGCTGTGGAGCCTGTACAACGGCAGGATCGCCGAGGGCGAGCACATGCGGATCTTCCCGCTGTCGAACTGGACCGAGCTCGACATCTGGCACTACATCGGCCGCGAGCAGATCCTGATCCCGGGCATCTACTACTCCCACCAGCGCGAGGTCTTCGAGCGCGACGGCATGCTGCTCTCGGCGGGCGACCACGCGACGCTGCGGGCCGGCGAGACGGTCGAGGAGCGCACCGTACGCTTCCGCACGGTCGGCGACATGACGCTGACCGGCTGCGTCGAGAGCACGGCAACCACGGTCGGTGAAATCATCGAGGAGATCGCGGTCGCGCGGGTGACCGAGCGCGGAGCGACCCGCGGCGACGACCGATTCAGCGAAGCGGCCATGGAAGACCGCAAGAAGGAAGGTTACTTCTGATGGATCTCCTGCGGTTTGCCACTGCCGGCTCCGTCGACGACGGAAAGTCGACCCTGATCGGCCGGTTGCTGCTCGACTCCAAGTCGATCTTCGAGGACCAGCTCGAGGCCGTGGAGCGCACGTCCGAAGACAAGGGCTTCGACTACACCGACCTCGCCCTGCTCACCGACGGCCTGCGCTCCGAGCGCGAGCAGGGCATCACGATC harbors:
- a CDS encoding asparaginase, whose translation is MSSHTVVAEIVRSGFVEGHHRGSAVRIAPDGTVAWAVGDVTSQIYPRSCNKPIQAAAMVRAGLPLRGKLLALAAASHSGERFHIDGVRQILDGVGLDERALQTPPDYPRDEAARLGYVRSGHERSSIAMECSGKHSAMLATCVTNGWATDTYLAPDHPLQVAIAELFAELTGEPIESTGVDGCGAPLLSTSLTGLARAFARLVRGAPGSPGAAVSEAIVESPEYTSGTRRDELRLLRAFPGAIGKSGAEACYAVALPDGTAFACKIEDGGDRARPIVLAEAMRIAGYESPVLDELATHTLLGGGEPVGEVRPTLR
- a CDS encoding fatty acyl-CoA synthetase; the encoded protein is MTTDPIQQARQQSVGDIPRRTATRVPDKLALVDGEVRMTFAELERAVSRTTAALQAHGLAKGDRLALLSHNSWQFVVLSYATARAGVVLVPVNFMLGPDEIAYILDHSKATAFVAEDSLASVAEQAIAASRGSVRVRAATGDGPDGWEDVQGWIDHAAGEATPVAVGDDDPVRLMYTSGTESRPKGAMLTSRSLMWQYVSCVIDGRMEADDVEAHALPLYHCAQLDCFLNVDVYLGATSIILPGPDPATVLRTIEAERVTKLFAPPTVWIALLRAPEFDSTDLSSLRKGYYGASAMPVEILRELQRRLPDVRLWNFYGQTEMAPLATILGPDEQLSQAGSAGRNALNVETAIVDDTDRVLPPGEVGEIVHRSPHATLGYYRDEQKTADAYRGGWFHTGDLGVMDDAGRLSVVDRKKDMIKTGGENVASREVEEAIYTLDGVAEVAVFGVDHPTWVEAVVAVVVPKSGAGLTSDDVISHARSALAGFKTPKYVVVADALPKNPSGKILKRELRTAHAGIASGS
- the cysD gene encoding sulfate adenylyltransferase subunit CysD; this translates as MSTHADYRLSQLDELEAESIHIFREVAAEFEKPVLMFSGGKDSIVMLRLAEKAFYPAKIPFPVMQVDTGFDFPEVLSTRDSWVDRLGVRMIVASVDDAIKNGVVIDDGKTSRNRLQIGTLLNTIEEHGFTAAFGGGRRDEEKARAKERVYSHRDEFGQWDPKNQRPELWSLYNGRIAEGEHMRIFPLSNWTELDIWHYIGREQILIPGIYYSHQREVFERDGMLLSAGDHATLRAGETVEERTVRFRTVGDMTLTGCVESTATTVGEIIEEIAVARVTERGATRGDDRFSEAAMEDRKKEGYF
- a CDS encoding sulfite exporter TauE/SafE family protein, whose protein sequence is MGDLLTIDAMNLLFVSFGVGIVVGLTGMGGGALMTPALIFLGIPPAAAVSNDLVAAAANKTVGAITHARSGSPNLKLAAWLVAGSVPTAFAGAFIIKAVGGTEEQTQFVKTAIGCALMLTAATYTLRMYLQLRSVTRGGSISEKDPPVRPIPTLLIGLVGGLLVGITSVGSGSLIMVSLLLLYPTLQAVKLVGTDLVQAVPLVLSAAISHVIVHGVDPEVVIPLIIGGSPGTYLGARIANWVSQAVVRRGIVIVLSLTSLAMLDVDPTIVGIVGAAMLILGPVAWGLVRRQHGLPAFDHVPSDGNGYPTNHTDSSSESSRR
- the cysC gene encoding adenylyl-sulfate kinase, with the protein product MTRPQWTPTPRELADLELQLTGALPGHDGFSVTTTGDFAESVDDAVELIDPEGVPLALLSVDAREPADGATTLTGSVEALSPNEFGAFRRYHRSPADVRAEHADAFAVPVVAPPTLADVAAINARADQTAKTPLLLAYTGPGTPHGVSAPALVRTTLAAARDIPGAVVVAVAVAARDDADADVRFRAGVAAAYADETLTLAAEGERSAAVEAIRRHDHPPRSERGLVIFFTGLSGSGKSTLARALYDLIVERGERTVTSLDGDVVRHHLSKGLGFSKEDRETNIARIGWVAAEIARHHGVAICSPIAPFDSTRRLVRQLVDDAGGGFALIHVATPLEECERRDRKGLYAKARAGIIPEFTGISSPYEEPDDALVRVDTTGRTIEDALSDVVKGLTGAGWLGFGNG
- a CDS encoding helix-turn-helix domain-containing protein, whose protein sequence is MARSKVGKTVGTLGEYLLDQRRQAELSLRQLAEQTGVSNPYLSQIERGVRKPSAEVLQQIAKALQISAESLYVRAGILDTDAAGGRQVEDAIRADAGLDDRQKDALVAIYRSFTNS